The following coding sequences are from one Paenibacillus stellifer window:
- a CDS encoding BTAD domain-containing putative transcriptional regulator yields the protein MANWSPVYLLDPQSGRFPQGEVTSLFIRESKITIPDCSPCLPRTRLYSFLDEHRHAKLITVISEPGYGKTTLISGYVRERNIPAVWYRLNESDRYPHILLTHLKAALCLNSGHHLTQPVMPESVREELEEVSLMLSNWTSELYLVFDDIQMIQSVREILDILNLLIRESSSRVTFVLIGQQLPSLPYASHKVQRQYAEITNRELAFSREEVEAFFRDAGADPLESFELELIVHKTEGWPASLQLVRDAIQGRTREERERIWKQFPALPHIYDYLASEVLDRQQPEIRRILLMTSILKELDSAIIRQYLEPADPDVLESLSERFLFVRKNARGEFEFHRLFRSFLFELYRKETDRHEMERNHRQLSAIYERHYKYFHAFAHAMLGGDYSNAVRLMRTLETRYQPLQFIDLIENWLEEFFARQSLASPIFVYRSVPLSILQKLIPHLENSLALLENQQHAMGVASVKQQVAGIYMLLGELEKARHLFEESLQMFERLQDWHMVMLNLNIMSELLLNLNQTAQAKACAQRCLFLAESEGAEHFRLYALSGLADILIEEGAPEAGEYLDKALEGNGIEDNTLNLYIYCGKSKYYSVRNEPGAAIEWGLKAVRNADEFGIGYDTGLASHHLGMAYMCAGQWDAAEEALNRAYLNLQSFAFNLTQVVASQYELLLNRGADEAERQAKWMELTRLCREYGYPWIENRFKARQPDSAVEWVEPVIAPSLKIETLGKLQIAFDHRPVQIKRRASLRLLLYLIVNNGRRIPQEVLMEELFPDQSPESAQNQLYVALSVLRSTLEPSLQSGRHSSYIGNSEGLYSLHHGRIDLDLNTFLNMSGISGQSHRDMERLIRAEQLYRGDLLEEYRYEPFIEPERERIRIKYLQVLSELAGHYAEQGDCYRSMEYYEKLISKDPYNEANYRAYIAMLEQYRLPSHAASVAERMRRALAE from the coding sequence GTGGCGAATTGGTCACCAGTATATTTACTGGACCCGCAATCGGGCAGATTTCCGCAAGGCGAGGTGACCTCATTGTTTATCCGTGAGAGTAAAATCACGATACCGGACTGTTCCCCCTGTCTGCCCAGAACACGCCTATATTCGTTCCTGGACGAGCATCGGCATGCGAAGCTGATCACGGTCATCAGCGAGCCGGGCTATGGCAAGACGACTTTAATATCCGGCTATGTCCGGGAAAGAAATATTCCGGCCGTCTGGTATCGCTTGAATGAAAGCGATCGTTATCCCCATATTTTACTCACCCATCTAAAAGCGGCGCTATGCCTGAATTCGGGTCATCATCTCACCCAGCCGGTCATGCCGGAGTCTGTCCGCGAAGAGCTGGAAGAAGTCTCGCTCATGCTGTCGAATTGGACCTCCGAGCTGTACCTGGTATTCGACGATATTCAAATGATCCAATCCGTGCGGGAGATTCTGGACATCCTGAACCTCTTGATCCGGGAATCCTCGTCCCGCGTTACCTTCGTGCTGATCGGCCAGCAGCTCCCCTCCTTGCCCTACGCTTCGCATAAGGTACAACGCCAATATGCGGAAATTACAAATCGGGAGCTTGCTTTTTCGAGAGAGGAAGTCGAGGCCTTCTTTCGGGACGCCGGCGCCGATCCGCTGGAGAGCTTCGAGCTTGAGCTGATCGTTCACAAAACTGAAGGCTGGCCGGCCAGCCTTCAGCTTGTCCGTGACGCCATCCAGGGCAGAACCCGGGAGGAGCGGGAGCGAATCTGGAAGCAGTTCCCCGCACTTCCGCATATTTATGATTACTTGGCCAGCGAGGTGCTGGACCGGCAGCAGCCGGAAATCCGGCGCATTCTCCTCATGACCAGCATCCTGAAGGAGCTGGATTCCGCCATTATCCGGCAATACCTGGAGCCTGCTGACCCCGATGTGCTTGAATCGCTGTCCGAGCGGTTCCTGTTCGTCCGCAAAAATGCCAGGGGCGAATTCGAATTTCACCGGCTGTTCCGCTCGTTCCTGTTCGAGCTGTACCGCAAGGAGACGGACCGGCATGAGATGGAGCGCAATCACCGGCAGCTCAGCGCCATCTATGAACGCCATTATAAATACTTCCACGCGTTTGCCCATGCGATGCTGGGTGGAGATTACTCGAACGCCGTCCGGCTGATGCGGACGCTGGAGACCAGGTATCAGCCGCTGCAATTCATCGATCTGATCGAGAATTGGCTGGAGGAGTTCTTCGCCAGACAATCGCTCGCATCCCCCATTTTCGTGTACCGTTCTGTACCGCTGTCGATTCTGCAAAAATTGATCCCGCATCTGGAGAACAGCCTCGCTCTGCTGGAGAATCAGCAGCACGCAATGGGTGTCGCCAGCGTCAAGCAGCAGGTCGCGGGCATTTACATGCTGCTCGGGGAGCTGGAGAAGGCCCGTCATTTGTTCGAGGAGTCTCTGCAAATGTTCGAGCGGTTGCAGGATTGGCATATGGTTATGCTTAATCTGAACATTATGTCGGAGCTTCTGCTCAATCTGAATCAGACGGCACAGGCCAAGGCATGCGCGCAGCGATGCCTGTTTCTGGCCGAATCGGAAGGGGCGGAGCATTTCCGGCTGTACGCCCTAAGCGGTCTGGCCGACATTTTGATCGAGGAAGGAGCGCCCGAGGCTGGAGAGTATTTGGACAAAGCGCTTGAAGGAAACGGCATTGAGGACAATACCTTGAACTTGTACATTTACTGTGGCAAAAGCAAGTATTACAGCGTAAGAAACGAACCCGGGGCGGCGATCGAATGGGGACTCAAAGCGGTTCGAAATGCCGATGAGTTCGGGATCGGGTATGACACCGGGCTTGCCAGCCATCATCTGGGGATGGCGTATATGTGCGCAGGGCAGTGGGATGCCGCCGAGGAAGCGCTGAATCGGGCATATCTGAACCTGCAATCCTTTGCGTTCAATCTGACACAAGTCGTCGCCAGCCAATACGAGCTGCTCTTGAACAGAGGAGCCGACGAAGCCGAGCGGCAGGCGAAATGGATGGAGCTTACCCGTCTATGCCGGGAGTATGGCTATCCCTGGATAGAGAACCGCTTTAAGGCGCGCCAGCCGGACTCAGCCGTAGAGTGGGTTGAACCGGTCATTGCGCCTTCGCTCAAAATCGAGACGCTCGGGAAGCTGCAAATCGCGTTCGATCACCGCCCCGTTCAAATCAAGAGAAGAGCAAGCTTAAGACTGCTTCTCTATCTGATCGTAAATAACGGCCGGAGAATCCCTCAGGAAGTTCTCATGGAAGAGCTATTCCCGGATCAATCTCCCGAATCCGCTCAGAATCAATTGTATGTAGCTCTGTCAGTGCTGCGAAGCACGCTGGAGCCCAGCCTGCAATCCGGGCGGCATTCCAGTTACATCGGAAATTCCGAAGGTCTCTACTCGCTGCATCACGGCCGGATCGACCTCGATTTGAATACATTTCTGAATATGAGCGGCATTAGCGGGCAGAGCCACCGCGACATGGAGCGCCTGATCCGCGCCGAGCAGCTGTACCGGGGCGATCTGCTGGAGGAATACCGGTATGAGCCGTTCATCGAACCGGAACGCGAGCGCATCCGGATCAAGTATTTGCAGGTGCTGAGCGAGCTGGCGGGGCATTACGCCGAGCAGGGCGACTGCTACCGCAGCATGGAATACTATGAGAAGCTGATCTCGAAGGACCCTTACAACGAAGCCAATTATCGTGCTTATATCGCGATGCTGGAACAGTACCGCCTGCCGTCCCATGCCGCAAGTGTTGCCGAGCGGATGCGCAGGGCGTTGGCGGAATAA
- a CDS encoding SDR family oxidoreductase — MTRTILITGASSGIGRATADYFAQKGWNVAATMRSPEGQKPSSPRIRYYRLDVTDTESIRLAIDGAISDFGGIDAVMNNAGYGAVGVFEAASMERIKRQFETNVFGLMNVTSCILPYFRARKSGMIINISSMGGKTTFPLYSLYHSTKWAVEGFSESLHYELRAIGIKLKMIEPGVIKTDFNTRSLDFINDEKLAEYQPYVQTAMSNIEQSYTTGDTSETVAKTIYRAATDGSSRLRYPAGKPAPLLLALRKLIPERWFIGLVRGQIEK, encoded by the coding sequence ATGACCAGAACGATATTGATTACAGGAGCATCGTCGGGAATCGGGCGGGCGACCGCGGACTATTTTGCACAGAAGGGTTGGAACGTGGCTGCCACGATGCGTAGTCCCGAGGGCCAAAAGCCTTCATCGCCGCGCATCCGGTATTACCGGCTGGACGTGACGGACACGGAGAGCATCCGGCTAGCCATCGACGGAGCGATCTCCGATTTCGGCGGGATCGACGCGGTGATGAACAATGCCGGCTACGGCGCGGTCGGCGTGTTCGAGGCCGCCTCCATGGAACGGATCAAACGCCAGTTTGAAACGAATGTGTTCGGGCTGATGAATGTCACCTCCTGTATCCTCCCTTACTTCCGGGCCCGAAAAAGCGGCATGATCATCAACATCTCGTCTATGGGAGGCAAGACCACCTTCCCGCTGTACAGCTTGTATCACAGCACCAAATGGGCGGTCGAGGGCTTCTCCGAATCACTGCATTACGAGCTTCGCGCCATTGGAATCAAGCTTAAAATGATTGAACCGGGAGTGATCAAGACCGATTTCAATACCCGCTCGCTCGATTTCATCAATGACGAGAAGCTTGCGGAATATCAGCCTTACGTCCAGACGGCAATGTCCAATATTGAACAGAGCTACACGACAGGCGACACTTCAGAGACGGTCGCGAAGACGATCTACAGAGCCGCGACCGACGGCTCCAGCCGTCTGCGCTATCCGGCAGGCAAGCCTGCCCCGCTGCTGCTGGCGCTCCGCAAGCTGATTCCGGAAAGATGGTTCATCGGACTCGTCCGGGGCCAGATCGAGAAGTAA
- a CDS encoding APC family permease yields the protein MERAEQAKGPPRVLTQGKQIIFGVSLMAPVAIFGTYGVATEISDGMLPTAYLIAFLVMLITAYSYGRMVKVLPTSGSAYGYVQKAVHPYAGFLVGWTLLLDYAFVPMLSVLFLGLALHDMLPAVPSVGWVAVLVAFSTLLNIRGMQTTIKVNRVIVGLQFLLIAVFLGLCAYKILHPALSAPPSSAPLFPNHSGVLHSVIAGTALVCQSFLGFDAVTTITDESVEPQRTIPRTLIIVTVLMGALYFFIAYLGGLAFRGGSFSSTDTAALELMNFLGGAAFENLFMVVSAASIFVLVVSQQAGISRLLFVMGQDRVVPQRLFGHLHKRHMTPVGGIIFIGIFTVVVSSLVDLVTLASFINFGAFIAFAFVNISVIAHYYVRTGQRSVRTTLMYFLIPLAGVVCNLWLLANLKSQALIVGGAWVAAGLAYLAVKTRMFRQMPNWGIFDHV from the coding sequence TTGGAGAGAGCGGAACAAGCTAAAGGACCGCCAAGAGTCCTGACGCAGGGCAAACAGATTATTTTCGGCGTGTCTTTGATGGCTCCTGTCGCAATCTTCGGAACCTACGGAGTCGCGACCGAAATATCGGACGGAATGCTGCCGACCGCCTATTTGATCGCTTTTCTGGTCATGCTCATTACGGCATATAGTTACGGAAGAATGGTCAAAGTGCTGCCGACTTCCGGCTCAGCCTACGGCTATGTGCAAAAAGCGGTGCATCCGTACGCCGGATTTCTGGTCGGCTGGACGCTTCTGCTCGATTATGCCTTTGTACCGATGCTGTCGGTGCTGTTTCTGGGGCTGGCCCTTCATGACATGCTTCCCGCAGTTCCCAGCGTGGGCTGGGTCGCCGTCCTCGTCGCCTTCAGCACACTCCTCAACATCCGGGGCATGCAGACGACCATCAAGGTTAACCGGGTGATCGTCGGGCTTCAATTCTTGTTGATCGCCGTATTTTTGGGGTTATGCGCTTATAAAATCCTTCATCCGGCGCTGTCGGCGCCTCCTTCATCCGCCCCGCTCTTCCCGAACCACTCCGGCGTCCTGCACAGCGTAATCGCGGGAACGGCTCTCGTGTGCCAGTCCTTCCTGGGCTTCGACGCGGTGACTACGATTACCGACGAATCGGTCGAGCCGCAGCGAACCATTCCCCGGACGCTGATCATCGTGACGGTGCTGATGGGCGCGCTCTATTTCTTCATCGCCTATTTGGGAGGCCTTGCCTTCCGGGGCGGCTCGTTCTCGTCGACGGACACGGCGGCTCTGGAGCTGATGAATTTTTTGGGCGGAGCAGCCTTTGAAAATCTGTTCATGGTCGTCAGCGCCGCCTCCATCTTCGTGCTGGTGGTATCGCAGCAAGCAGGCATCTCACGCCTACTATTTGTCATGGGCCAGGACCGCGTTGTTCCACAAAGGCTGTTCGGCCACCTGCACAAGCGGCATATGACTCCGGTCGGAGGGATTATTTTTATCGGCATCTTTACTGTTGTTGTCTCTTCCCTCGTGGATCTCGTTACACTGGCCTCATTCATTAACTTTGGCGCCTTTATCGCCTTCGCCTTTGTGAATATATCCGTCATTGCCCACTATTATGTGAGAACCGGACAGCGTTCGGTAAGAACGACCCTCATGTACTTTCTCATTCCGTTAGCCGGGGTTGTATGCAACCTGTGGCTGCTCGCGAATTTGAAGTCTCAGGCGCTGATCGTCGGGGGAGCGTGGGTCGCTGCGGGACTTGCCTATCTGGCGGTAAAAACCCGGATGTTCCGGCAGATGCCGAACTGGGGAATTTTTGATCATGTGTAA
- the ald gene encoding alanine dehydrogenase: MIIGVPREIKSYESRAGMTPSSVQVYRQHGHEVWIEAGAGEGSGFGDSEYIDAGARIVRDAATAWSAEMVVKVKEPQPGEYSYFREGLILFAYLHLAPSPELAQALIDRRVSAVAYETTQLGDGSLPLLIPMSEVAGRMSVQIGARLLEKPSGGKGMLLGGVPGARPAEVVIVGGGTVGTNAARVATGLGADVTLLDISPERLRRLDDQFGGRLKTLICNPYVLAQAVQKADLLVGAVLVPGARSPKVVTAETVKQMRPGSVIVDVAIDQGGSIETVDRITTHGNPTFERHGILHYSVANIPGAVPRTSTTALSNATTPYGLLMANHGLRQAVLSNPALAKGLCVINGQVTCRAVAESLGIPEVPLLDAL, from the coding sequence ATGATTATCGGCGTGCCCAGAGAAATCAAAAGCTATGAGAGCCGCGCGGGAATGACGCCCTCCTCCGTTCAGGTCTATCGCCAGCATGGACATGAGGTATGGATCGAGGCCGGGGCCGGGGAAGGCAGCGGATTCGGGGACAGCGAATATATCGATGCGGGCGCCCGGATTGTCCGGGATGCAGCCACCGCCTGGTCGGCGGAAATGGTGGTCAAGGTCAAAGAGCCGCAGCCGGGAGAATATTCGTATTTTCGCGAGGGATTGATTCTCTTCGCCTACCTTCATCTGGCCCCCTCGCCCGAGTTGGCGCAGGCGCTGATCGACCGCCGCGTGTCCGCTGTCGCCTACGAAACGACTCAGCTTGGCGATGGAAGCCTGCCGCTGCTGATACCGATGAGTGAAGTGGCCGGGAGAATGTCGGTTCAGATCGGAGCCCGTCTGCTGGAGAAGCCCTCCGGCGGCAAAGGAATGCTGCTTGGCGGGGTTCCGGGCGCGAGGCCGGCAGAGGTCGTCATTGTCGGCGGCGGAACCGTCGGCACGAACGCCGCCAGGGTGGCGACCGGACTCGGCGCCGATGTCACCCTTCTCGACATCAGCCCGGAGCGATTGCGGCGGCTGGATGATCAATTCGGCGGCAGGCTGAAAACCTTGATCTGCAATCCCTATGTGCTCGCCCAGGCCGTACAGAAGGCCGATCTGCTGGTCGGAGCGGTGCTTGTGCCCGGCGCCAGATCGCCGAAGGTCGTGACGGCGGAGACGGTCAAGCAGATGCGGCCAGGCTCGGTCATCGTGGATGTGGCGATCGATCAGGGCGGCTCGATTGAAACGGTCGACCGGATTACGACTCATGGAAACCCTACATTCGAGCGCCACGGCATTCTCCATTATTCGGTCGCCAACATACCGGGTGCGGTTCCCCGAACTTCCACCACCGCATTAAGCAACGCGACGACGCCTTACGGGCTGCTGATGGCCAATCACGGGTTAAGGCAGGCTGTCTTAAGCAACCCGGCGCTTGCGAAAGGACTCTGTGTGATCAACGGACAAGTAACATGCAGAGCCGTTGCAGAGTCGCTCGGAATTCCCGAAGTTCCGCTGCTTGACGCACTCTAA
- a CDS encoding aminotransferase class III-fold pyridoxal phosphate-dependent enzyme produces the protein MTKFDERIRLKEAIMMQTYSYPTSKQLLERALKVIPSGVYGHLGPVEGSMLPPSAFPFYASRANGAYFWDVDGNRFIDYMCAYGPNILGYNDEEVERAANEQAGLGNCVTLPSIKMIEFAELLVDTVHSADWAFFAKNGGDATSFALTIARAETGRKKAIFVKRDYHGVSPWAKLIGNAGVVEEDVSHNLYVDWNDYQALENLVEQHPGEIACLMACPYSHGNYVDNELPAADYWSKVRALCTKHGIVLAIDDVRCGFRLDLAGSDHYYGFKADLICFCKALANGHNVSAICGIQELKGTAASVFYTGSYWFSSVPFAAGIATIQKLKRIDAPKLLREIGQKLTGGLVDVAKSHGFHLNISGELPLWYMRITDDDTQVLHQAWIAACVQRGVFFTNHHNHFLNTALTDEDIAFTLDVADDAFKAVKQLLPQYA, from the coding sequence ATGACGAAATTCGATGAACGAATCCGATTGAAAGAGGCGATTATGATGCAAACCTACTCCTATCCTACGAGCAAGCAGCTGCTGGAAAGAGCCTTGAAGGTCATTCCCTCCGGCGTGTACGGGCATCTGGGCCCGGTCGAGGGAAGCATGCTGCCGCCGAGCGCTTTTCCATTCTACGCCAGCCGGGCGAACGGAGCTTATTTCTGGGATGTAGACGGCAACCGGTTCATTGATTATATGTGCGCGTACGGCCCCAACATCCTGGGCTATAACGACGAGGAGGTCGAGCGCGCTGCGAACGAGCAGGCCGGGCTGGGCAACTGTGTGACGCTGCCATCCATCAAAATGATCGAATTCGCCGAGCTGCTGGTTGATACGGTCCATTCGGCCGACTGGGCCTTCTTCGCCAAGAACGGCGGGGATGCAACGAGCTTCGCGCTGACAATTGCAAGAGCCGAGACGGGCAGGAAAAAGGCAATTTTTGTGAAAAGAGACTATCACGGCGTATCCCCCTGGGCGAAGCTGATCGGCAACGCGGGCGTCGTCGAGGAGGACGTCTCCCACAACTTGTACGTGGACTGGAACGACTATCAGGCGCTCGAAAATCTGGTGGAGCAGCACCCGGGCGAGATCGCCTGTCTGATGGCCTGCCCGTATTCCCACGGGAACTATGTCGACAACGAGCTGCCGGCTGCGGATTACTGGAGCAAAGTACGGGCGCTCTGCACGAAGCACGGCATCGTGCTCGCCATTGACGATGTGCGCTGCGGCTTCCGGCTCGATCTGGCCGGCTCGGATCACTATTACGGCTTCAAGGCGGACCTGATCTGCTTCTGCAAAGCGCTTGCCAACGGGCATAATGTGTCGGCGATCTGCGGCATCCAGGAGCTGAAAGGTACAGCCGCCTCGGTCTTCTATACGGGAAGCTACTGGTTCTCGTCCGTCCCGTTCGCAGCCGGAATCGCCACAATCCAGAAGCTGAAGCGGATCGACGCGCCCAAGCTGCTCCGCGAGATCGGCCAGAAATTGACGGGCGGGCTGGTCGATGTAGCCAAGAGCCACGGATTCCATCTGAACATCAGCGGCGAGCTGCCGCTGTGGTATATGAGAATTACGGATGACGACACCCAGGTGCTTCATCAAGCCTGGATTGCCGCCTGTGTGCAGCGCGGCGTCTTCTTCACGAATCACCACAATCATTTTCTGAATACGGCGCTGACCGACGAGGATATCGCCTTTACGCTTGACGTGGCGGACGACGCTTTCAAGGCCGTGAAACAATTGCTCCCCCAATACGCTTAG
- a CDS encoding TetR/AcrR family transcriptional regulator: protein MLTQTIDPRVKRTRQLLMQAFVELLEKKKNVSSITVQDITANATVNRSTFYAHFEDKFAFLESWMREKFQEKLKDELPNGTLSDMGSLRSLILIVFDFLFCTRPYMTLADRQYEPLFQVAMQKELYDLLLTWLSEQSEPSVSRESVETAALIASWGIFGAAVEWSRHPQLKSAEDMAREVLVIVAAGLAPVIG from the coding sequence ATGCTTACTCAGACAATCGACCCCCGTGTAAAACGGACACGTCAACTATTGATGCAGGCTTTTGTGGAATTGCTTGAGAAGAAGAAGAATGTCTCTTCTATTACCGTACAAGATATTACGGCCAACGCGACCGTAAACCGCTCCACGTTCTATGCGCATTTTGAAGACAAATTCGCATTTCTTGAGAGCTGGATGAGGGAAAAATTTCAGGAAAAGCTGAAGGATGAGCTGCCTAATGGTACTTTATCCGATATGGGGAGCCTGCGGTCGCTTATTTTAATCGTTTTTGATTTTCTTTTCTGTACTCGTCCGTATATGACTTTAGCTGATCGTCAGTATGAACCGTTATTTCAGGTCGCAATGCAAAAGGAACTATATGACCTATTACTTACCTGGTTAAGTGAACAATCGGAACCATCCGTTTCACGGGAATCGGTGGAGACTGCCGCCCTGATTGCAAGCTGGGGCATATTTGGAGCAGCGGTCGAGTGGAGTAGACATCCGCAATTGAAATCGGCGGAAGACATGGCGCGAGAAGTTTTGGTGATCGTTGCTGCTGGTTTAGCACCCGTAATAGGGTAA
- a CDS encoding SDR family oxidoreductase produces MEQFGKGKFSGKKIVITGGSSGLGLAAAKLFVDEGARVLITGRTQAKLDSALEELGSSAVSLLSDAASLTDIDKLADRVKAEFGTIDALFVNAGITHYVPFESMSEDVYDELLTINTKGPYFTVQKLAPLLNEGSGVVLTTSITNVLGVPMISAYAASKAALRSMTRSLARELLPRKIRVNAVSPGPIDTGILARSMPKEVAEQTEAQMKQQIPMLRFGDPVEVAKAVAFLAFEATYTTGAEFPVDGGGSQI; encoded by the coding sequence ATGGAACAATTCGGTAAGGGGAAATTCTCCGGGAAGAAAATCGTAATTACGGGAGGCAGCAGCGGCCTTGGCCTCGCAGCGGCGAAGTTGTTCGTGGATGAAGGAGCACGCGTTTTGATTACCGGACGTACCCAGGCTAAGCTCGACTCGGCTCTTGAAGAACTCGGCAGCAGCGCGGTTTCATTGCTGAGCGACGCCGCGTCGTTGACAGATATCGATAAATTGGCCGACCGGGTCAAGGCCGAGTTCGGCACGATTGATGCCCTGTTCGTTAACGCCGGCATCACGCACTACGTCCCTTTCGAGTCAATGTCCGAGGATGTGTACGACGAGTTACTTACAATCAACACGAAAGGTCCGTACTTCACCGTACAGAAACTTGCCCCATTGCTAAACGAAGGAAGTGGCGTGGTGCTCACCACCTCTATCACGAACGTATTGGGTGTCCCGATGATCAGTGCGTACGCGGCCAGTAAAGCAGCGCTGCGCTCCATGACCCGCAGTCTGGCCCGCGAGCTGTTACCGCGGAAGATTCGCGTCAACGCGGTCAGCCCCGGCCCCATCGACACCGGCATCTTGGCGCGGTCGATGCCGAAGGAAGTTGCGGAACAGACCGAGGCGCAGATGAAACAGCAGATCCCCATGCTGCGTTTCGGCGATCCGGTCGAGGTCGCGAAAGCCGTAGCATTTCTGGCATTTGAGGCCACCTATACCACTGGGGCAGAGTTCCCTGTTGACGGAGGCGGCTCCCAGATCTGA
- a CDS encoding NADP-dependent oxidoreductase has translation MENLDTSFKDEKNQASNPATMRAIRFHEYGEPTDVLRLEEVAIPEPGPGRIRVRVRACGLNPVDWVTCQGHFAGQLPLPRGIGLDVAGIVDAIGEGVTDVAIGDAVLGGADFMSGSSAGASDQAIMYYWFRMPAGLDFVQAAALPMAVETAYRGIDTLGVKSGQTVLVHGAGTTVGFAAVQITLMRGARVIATAGTTYADKLRAMGALVTSYGDGMVERVTELAKQPVDLALDTAPISGSLKDLVQIVNGHPQHVLTVSDFAAAAELGVRASYGELQTARYDVVGDFAGYAADGKFTIPVAKTFALDEWRSAVETSQSGSAHGKLILLPDSD, from the coding sequence ATGGAGAATTTAGATACGTCTTTCAAAGATGAGAAGAATCAGGCATCCAACCCTGCTACCATGCGGGCAATTCGGTTCCATGAATACGGCGAACCGACCGATGTCTTACGCTTGGAGGAGGTGGCGATTCCGGAACCAGGGCCGGGACGAATTCGCGTGAGAGTACGTGCTTGCGGGTTAAATCCGGTTGACTGGGTGACGTGCCAAGGACACTTTGCCGGTCAACTGCCCTTGCCCCGCGGGATCGGGCTGGACGTGGCCGGTATTGTAGACGCCATTGGAGAGGGCGTAACCGATGTTGCCATCGGTGATGCCGTTCTGGGTGGCGCAGATTTCATGAGTGGATCGAGCGCCGGTGCATCGGACCAAGCGATCATGTACTACTGGTTCCGCATGCCGGCCGGACTCGACTTTGTTCAGGCTGCAGCGCTGCCAATGGCGGTCGAAACCGCCTACCGGGGCATTGATACTCTCGGGGTGAAATCGGGTCAGACCGTACTCGTGCACGGAGCTGGCACCACGGTAGGGTTCGCCGCCGTTCAGATTACCCTCATGCGCGGTGCCCGCGTGATCGCAACCGCTGGTACTACCTACGCCGACAAACTCCGCGCCATGGGGGCGCTGGTGACCTCGTACGGTGATGGAATGGTCGAACGGGTGACCGAACTGGCGAAGCAGCCGGTTGATCTTGCCCTGGATACCGCACCAATCAGCGGTTCATTGAAAGATCTGGTCCAAATCGTCAATGGGCATCCGCAGCATGTCCTAACCGTCAGTGATTTCGCTGCAGCCGCTGAACTTGGCGTTCGCGCCAGCTATGGAGAGTTACAGACCGCACGTTATGACGTTGTCGGCGACTTTGCCGGGTATGCAGCAGACGGCAAGTTCACGATTCCGGTCGCCAAGACTTTCGCACTCGACGAATGGCGTTCAGCTGTCGAGACCAGCCAGAGTGGGAGTGCCCATGGCAAACTGATCCTCCTGCCCGACTCCGACTGA